Proteins co-encoded in one Armatimonadota bacterium genomic window:
- a CDS encoding cystathionine gamma-synthase: MNEEPDSLSFEEICIHWGEEPERYLGSVVPPIFQNSLFTAPSVDARSRKAGRYIYTRESNPTTDILNAKIAALEGAEEARCFASGMAAISAALMSQLRSGDHVVCIKHVYYPARTLLQDYLSRFGVEVSFVHGIRVEDFEHAVRPNTRVFYLESPTSINLWLQPLEEVCALAREHGITTIIDNTWATPIFQRPIQMGVDIVVHSASKYLGGHSDVIAGVVCTSRQHIEAIHREMTLIGGILDPFAAWLILRGLRTLPTRLRQHQQNALQVAQWLSEHPAVHNVLYPGLPSHPQYDLARRQMSGFSGLLSFTLKNNSREAAVGVVDALRMFHIGVSWGGYESLALPMLIEDYDGQQRWGLRVHIGLEQPESLIADMEQALRHAEDKGR, from the coding sequence GTGAACGAAGAACCCGACAGCCTGTCGTTTGAAGAAATATGCATTCACTGGGGCGAGGAGCCAGAGCGATACCTGGGCTCGGTGGTACCGCCCATCTTCCAGAACAGCCTGTTCACCGCGCCGAGCGTGGACGCACGGTCACGCAAGGCGGGACGATATATTTACACCCGCGAGTCCAACCCCACCACAGACATTCTGAACGCCAAAATCGCTGCGCTGGAGGGCGCAGAGGAAGCGCGTTGCTTTGCGTCGGGCATGGCAGCCATCAGCGCAGCGCTGATGTCGCAGCTGCGTAGCGGAGACCATGTGGTGTGCATTAAACATGTCTACTACCCGGCGCGGACACTATTGCAGGACTACCTGAGCCGCTTTGGCGTAGAGGTGAGCTTCGTGCATGGCATCCGCGTAGAGGATTTCGAACACGCTGTGCGCCCTAACACGCGCGTGTTCTATCTGGAAAGCCCTACCAGCATCAACCTGTGGCTGCAACCGCTGGAGGAAGTATGCGCGTTAGCCAGAGAGCACGGCATCACCACCATTATCGACAACACCTGGGCAACACCCATCTTCCAGCGACCGATACAGATGGGCGTGGACATCGTGGTGCATTCGGCAAGCAAATATCTCGGCGGGCACAGCGACGTGATTGCAGGTGTCGTATGCACCTCACGCCAGCACATTGAGGCGATTCACCGTGAGATGACCCTGATCGGCGGCATTCTGGACCCGTTCGCAGCGTGGCTCATCTTGCGCGGTTTGCGCACCTTGCCCACTCGCCTGCGCCAGCACCAGCAGAACGCCCTGCAGGTAGCGCAATGGCTTTCGGAACATCCTGCCGTGCACAATGTGCTGTATCCGGGCTTACCCTCGCATCCACAGTATGACCTGGCACGTCGTCAGATGAGTGGATTCAGCGGGTTGCTCTCGTTCACGCTGAAGAACAACTCGCGTGAGGCAGCGGTGGGCGTGGTGGATGCGCTGAGGATGTTCCATATCGGGGTCAGCTGGGGCGGTTATGAAAGCCTGGCGCTGCCCATGCTTATCGAGGACTACGATGGGCAACAGCGGTGGGGGCTAAGGGTGCATATCGGGCTGGAGCAACCGGAGAGCCTGATAGCGGACATGGAACAGGCACTGCGCCACGCAGAGGATAAGGGACGCTAG
- a CDS encoding heterodisulfide reductase subunit B yields MQPSAKYLYYPGCSLKGTGIAYEESLLTTFRLLEMPVKELPDWNCCGATTYMSISEESATLLAARNLALARQTGSKDLLAPCNACYLTLRKSQEMVAHYPQIARQTEQFLEQAGLPRLDSVRVRHPLEVLYNDVGLQRLRELTVRRLQGVRMASYYGCQAVRPYGEVDDPHDPTRMDEILKAVGVEVVEYSLKTKCCGGPLTGTIHDAGVRLNYILLKEAVRRGAQAIVTICPLCQFNLDAYQAEIRKQTGEPIDMPILYLTQVVGWALGGEFRELGLHRAISGRKLVEQWFTAKKEAETYV; encoded by the coding sequence ATGCAACCCTCCGCTAAGTATCTGTATTACCCCGGCTGCTCGCTCAAGGGCACCGGCATCGCCTACGAAGAGAGTTTGCTCACCACCTTCCGTCTGCTGGAGATGCCGGTCAAAGAGCTACCCGACTGGAACTGCTGCGGCGCCACAACTTACATGTCCATCAGCGAAGAGTCCGCAACACTGCTGGCGGCACGGAACCTTGCCCTGGCACGCCAGACAGGCTCCAAAGACTTGCTGGCTCCCTGCAATGCCTGCTACCTTACCCTGCGCAAAAGCCAGGAAATGGTAGCGCACTATCCGCAAATAGCTCGGCAGACCGAGCAATTTCTGGAGCAAGCGGGCTTGCCGCGCCTCGATTCGGTGCGTGTGAGACACCCTCTGGAGGTGCTCTATAACGATGTAGGACTGCAGCGACTGCGCGAACTGACGGTGCGTCGGCTGCAGGGTGTGAGAATGGCGTCGTACTACGGTTGCCAGGCGGTGCGACCATACGGAGAGGTGGACGATCCACACGACCCCACCCGCATGGACGAGATACTGAAAGCGGTGGGTGTGGAGGTCGTGGAGTATAGTCTCAAGACAAAATGCTGCGGCGGACCGCTCACCGGAACCATTCATGATGCAGGTGTTCGCCTGAACTACATCTTGCTCAAAGAGGCAGTGCGTCGTGGCGCGCAAGCCATTGTCACCATCTGCCCGCTTTGTCAGTTCAATCTGGACGCTTATCAGGCGGAGATACGCAAGCAAACCGGTGAACCGATAGACATGCCCATCCTCTATCTGACCCAGGTGGTCGGCTGGGCACTGGGCGGCGAGTTCCGCGAGCTGGGCTTGCATCGCGCGATTTCGGGCAGGAAGCTCGTTGAACAGTGGTTCACCGCGAAGAAGGAGGCGGAGACCTATGTCTGA
- the dnaJ gene encoding chaperone protein DnaJ codes for MPGEVDYYETLGVSRDATPEEIKRAYRRLARQYHPDVNPGDKQAEEKFKAINEAYEVLSDPEKRRAYDLFGRAGVRGGTAEPDFGFGDFGNIGDLFDLFFGSGGARTETPRAQRGNDLRVDVEVTLEEIASGAPKTIQYARFQTCARCEGSGAEPGETPTTCSTCRGSGRVRHTQHTLLGTISTVVTCPNCRGEGKVISRPCTQCRGEGRVRQMVERNIRVPLGVEDGTAVQFLGEGDSGRRGGESGDLYVVFHVRPHERLEREGSNLHTKLTISFAQAALGATVKVRGLDEDMELEIPPGTQPGSVIRLQGKGLPNRRQGRGDLLVHINIHVPTHLNEVQRGLLRQFAAACGERFTDVPEEEKSFFEKFISGLKGEKG; via the coding sequence ATGCCGGGCGAGGTGGATTACTACGAGACATTAGGAGTGAGCAGGGACGCGACGCCGGAGGAGATTAAGCGTGCCTACCGGCGACTCGCCCGTCAGTACCACCCCGATGTAAACCCCGGCGACAAGCAAGCCGAAGAGAAGTTCAAAGCCATCAATGAAGCGTACGAGGTGTTGAGCGACCCCGAAAAACGTCGCGCCTACGACCTGTTCGGGCGGGCTGGTGTGCGCGGCGGCACGGCGGAACCCGATTTCGGTTTCGGCGACTTCGGCAACATCGGCGACCTGTTCGACCTGTTCTTTGGCTCGGGAGGGGCGCGCACGGAAACACCTCGCGCTCAGCGCGGCAACGACCTGCGCGTGGATGTAGAGGTCACCCTTGAGGAAATTGCTTCCGGCGCACCGAAAACCATCCAGTATGCTCGTTTCCAGACCTGCGCGCGCTGCGAAGGGAGTGGCGCGGAACCGGGCGAAACGCCAACCACCTGTTCCACCTGCCGGGGGAGCGGGCGCGTGCGCCATACACAACACACTTTGCTGGGGACTATTTCCACCGTCGTCACCTGTCCCAACTGCCGTGGAGAGGGCAAGGTCATCTCGCGTCCGTGTACCCAGTGCCGTGGCGAAGGACGGGTGCGCCAGATGGTGGAGCGGAACATCCGTGTACCGCTGGGCGTGGAGGACGGAACCGCTGTGCAGTTCCTCGGCGAGGGCGATTCCGGCAGGCGCGGCGGCGAATCGGGCGACCTCTACGTGGTGTTCCATGTGCGCCCGCACGAACGTTTGGAACGAGAAGGCTCTAACCTTCATACGAAGTTGACCATCTCCTTTGCGCAGGCTGCGCTGGGGGCGACGGTAAAGGTGCGCGGGCTGGACGAAGATATGGAACTGGAAATACCGCCCGGTACCCAGCCAGGCAGCGTGATTCGCCTGCAGGGTAAAGGGTTGCCCAATCGCCGACAGGGTAGAGGAGACCTCCTGGTGCACATCAACATCCACGTTCCCACCCACCTGAACGAGGTGCAGCGGGGACTGCTGCGCCAGTTCGCTGCGGCGTGCGGCGAGCGCTTCACCGATGTGCCCGAAGAAGAGAAGAGCTTCTTCGAGAAGTTCATCAGCGGTCTGAAGGGTGAGAAGGGCTAG